From the genome of Gracilimonas sp., one region includes:
- the rbfA gene encoding 30S ribosome-binding factor RbfA yields the protein MGFRPERLAAVIKRDLGQIIQRSYQPSGTFVTVTNVVMTDDLSIAKVYLSVFSPGRDDKPVYEFIDDHIDEIRYDLASKIKNQVRKIPELHFYEDDTAEYVNKMEQLLKKVDIPEEDPDSPSED from the coding sequence ATGGGTTTCAGACCAGAAAGATTGGCCGCGGTTATCAAAAGAGATCTCGGCCAAATCATTCAACGATCTTATCAGCCAAGTGGCACCTTTGTTACCGTTACCAATGTGGTTATGACGGACGACCTTTCCATCGCTAAAGTATACCTAAGTGTATTTTCTCCAGGTCGCGATGATAAGCCGGTTTATGAATTTATTGATGATCATATTGATGAGATTCGGTATGATCTTGCTTCAAAAATAAAAAATCAGGTTCGAAAAATTCCTGAACTTCATTTTTATGAAGACGATACTGCTGAGTACGTCAACAAGATGGAGCAATTACTTAAGAAGGTTGATATTCCTGAAGAAGATCCTGACTCACCCAGTGAAGACTAG
- a CDS encoding bifunctional riboflavin kinase/FAD synthetase, whose translation MAELIELKNIARNPNTVVTVGTFDGVHQGHRALMETVVKKANDRDARSVVVTFDPHPREIINPGKGGIKLLTTLKERAEILEDLGVDILLVIPFDRDFSLLTSEEFVRDIIHQKVGVSEFVIGYDHHFGRDRKGTIDTLKELGQELGFETYVVSKQEMGEVTISSTVIRNTLAEEGDVKQAAEYLNRHYLLNGIVMHGDERGRTIGYPTANLKPEHENKVIPRNGVYAVKVRVADEWFGGMMNIGVRPTFGEDQRTLEVNIFDFDREIYGDTIQVRFIDRIRDEKKFSGIEELKLQLGSDKSTALQILSD comes from the coding sequence ATGGCAGAGTTAATTGAACTGAAAAATATTGCTCGTAATCCAAACACGGTAGTTACGGTAGGCACTTTTGACGGTGTTCATCAGGGGCACAGGGCATTGATGGAAACGGTTGTAAAAAAAGCTAATGATCGTGATGCAAGAAGCGTGGTTGTTACCTTTGATCCACATCCAAGAGAGATTATAAACCCCGGTAAAGGTGGAATCAAGCTGCTAACCACTCTCAAGGAAAGAGCCGAGATCCTTGAAGATCTTGGAGTAGATATATTGCTGGTTATTCCTTTTGACCGTGATTTTTCACTTCTTACCTCAGAAGAGTTTGTTCGGGATATCATTCATCAAAAAGTAGGCGTTTCAGAATTTGTAATCGGGTATGATCACCACTTTGGACGCGATAGAAAGGGGACCATTGATACACTTAAGGAATTGGGGCAGGAACTCGGTTTTGAAACCTATGTTGTATCTAAGCAAGAAATGGGAGAGGTAACTATTAGTAGTACGGTAATTCGTAATACACTGGCTGAAGAAGGTGATGTAAAACAAGCAGCAGAATACCTTAACCGTCATTATTTATTAAACGGAATAGTGATGCACGGTGATGAAAGAGGCCGGACCATTGGGTATCCAACAGCAAACCTTAAGCCGGAACACGAGAATAAAGTGATTCCCAGGAATGGGGTATATGCAGTCAAAGTCAGGGTAGCAGATGAGTGGTTTGGCGGAATGATGAATATCGGTGTTCGGCCAACTTTTGGAGAAGACCAAAGAACGCTGGAAGTAAATATCTTTGATTTCGACCGGGAGATTTACGGAGATACTATACAAGTCCGGTTCATTGATCGCATTCGGGATGAGAAGAAGTTTTCAGGGATAGAAGAGCTTAAATTACAGTTGGGATCAGATAAAAGTACGGCACTGCAAATTTTATCAGACTGA
- the truB gene encoding tRNA pseudouridine(55) synthase TruB, whose product MARALPLDEIPVYGKNNLPDKDTHLPDGAIFLINKPLEWSSFDVVKFLRKRIRVKKVGHAGTLDPLATGMLILCCGKATKSISMIQDLPKVYTGEITFGKATSTYDAEGEVTEEADWDHITKEKIEKVLEQEFTGTVEQIPPMYSALKYGGKKLYELARKGEEVVRLPRQVTFHEHEILSFEPPKLVLRIKCSKGTYIRSLARDLGESLESKAFLSGLERTAIGDYLVEDALSPHEMGDQLKEIWQS is encoded by the coding sequence ATGGCCCGAGCCCTTCCTTTGGATGAAATCCCGGTATACGGTAAAAACAACTTGCCGGATAAGGATACACATCTCCCGGATGGTGCAATTTTCCTGATCAACAAACCGCTTGAATGGTCCAGTTTTGATGTAGTTAAGTTTCTAAGAAAACGCATCAGGGTAAAGAAGGTAGGACATGCCGGAACACTCGATCCTCTGGCAACCGGAATGCTGATCCTGTGTTGTGGGAAAGCAACGAAGTCTATTTCAATGATTCAGGACCTGCCTAAAGTTTATACCGGTGAAATTACCTTTGGTAAAGCGACTTCTACTTATGATGCGGAAGGAGAAGTAACGGAAGAAGCTGATTGGGATCATATCACAAAAGAGAAGATCGAGAAGGTACTGGAACAAGAGTTTACTGGAACAGTAGAGCAAATTCCGCCCATGTATTCTGCACTTAAATATGGTGGGAAAAAACTATATGAGTTAGCAAGAAAAGGAGAAGAGGTGGTTCGGCTTCCCCGACAAGTTACCTTTCATGAACATGAGATTTTGAGCTTTGAACCTCCCAAACTGGTATTAAGAATAAAATGCAGCAAAGGGACTTATATCCGCTCATTGGCACGAGATTTGGGTGAATCTCTTGAATCCAAAGCATTTCTTAGTGGACTGGAACGAACAGCAATTGGAGATTATTTAGTGGAAGATGCACTATCACCTCACGAAATGGGTGATCAATTAAAAGAAATATGGCAGAGTTAA